One Natrinema longum genomic window carries:
- a CDS encoding DUF4212 domain-containing protein produces the protein MPDNTNHDTEDGSRDIATDGGMSDVEREQQIDYMDVEINLLKPATPFMRDHLRIIWIGFGIWVLTTFAPITATRLAPDTMTQSMPLIGFPLHYFLLAIVGPGAALVLSVWYARKRDQIDEKYGIEQGVVEPETTDTVPDDAAATDGGVDE, from the coding sequence ATGCCAGATAACACCAATCACGATACGGAAGACGGTTCCCGCGACATAGCGACCGACGGCGGGATGAGCGACGTCGAGCGCGAACAGCAAATCGACTACATGGACGTCGAGATCAACCTCTTGAAGCCGGCGACCCCGTTCATGCGGGATCACCTGCGGATCATCTGGATCGGCTTTGGCATCTGGGTGTTGACGACGTTCGCGCCGATTACGGCGACGCGTCTCGCGCCCGATACGATGACGCAGTCGATGCCACTGATCGGCTTCCCGTTGCACTACTTCCTGCTCGCGATCGTCGGGCCGGGAGCAGCGCTCGTCCTTTCGGTGTGGTATGCGCGAAAGCGCGACCAGATCGACGAGAAGTACGGAATCGAACAGGGCGTCGTCGAACCGGAGACGACCGACACCGTCCCGGACGACGCGGCCGCGACTGACGGAGGTGTCGACGAATGA
- a CDS encoding DUF5804 family protein produces the protein MTRVCLIGEAGTNLQYELLSRETAREALSTYDLERPFENSLAVRTVSLGAAVSLLNDLNWYLTRFVDEVLVSEPSVSDREWLSRPLAIRLRNGDIEPDDTAEFCKIYGLERIDPDSEPTADAGQTYRLVEPLYVRRVDGDRPEYDLRDVEETLVVRLTETEYSS, from the coding sequence GTGACCCGCGTCTGTCTGATCGGCGAGGCCGGGACCAACCTCCAGTACGAGTTGCTTTCCCGCGAAACGGCCCGGGAAGCGCTTTCGACCTACGATTTGGAGCGCCCCTTCGAGAACTCGCTTGCCGTCCGAACCGTCAGCCTCGGTGCTGCCGTCTCGCTGTTGAACGATCTGAACTGGTATCTCACACGGTTCGTCGACGAAGTACTCGTGTCCGAGCCCAGCGTCAGCGATCGAGAGTGGCTCTCGCGGCCGCTGGCGATCCGGCTCCGAAACGGCGATATCGAGCCCGACGATACCGCGGAATTTTGCAAGATCTACGGCCTCGAGCGCATCGACCCGGACTCGGAGCCGACTGCCGACGCCGGGCAGACCTATCGACTCGTCGAACCGCTGTACGTTCGGCGGGTCGACGGCGACCGACCGGAGTACGACCTCCGGGACGTCGAAGAGACGCTCGTCGTCCGTCTGACGGAAACCGAATACTCCTCCTAA
- a CDS encoding acyl-CoA dehydrogenase family protein, with product MRYNDSDQAREVADRANALMEEVVLPIERERAGGMAVSSGTIADLREAAREYDVYAPQIPEEYGGMGLSFRDSLPAFEEAGRSLLGQIAMRVDAPDEGNMHLLELAGDDLQKETYLEPLVQGEIKSGFSMTEPMQGAGSDPKMIQTVAEKDGDEWVIDGHKWWTTQGVEADVLIVLARTDPDAHPYEGCSLFLVPSDADGVDVVRDVPHMGGGSHGASHAEIRYDNVRVPEEHLLGELNQGFVHAQERLGPARLTHCMRYSGMAQRSLDIAKAYLSEREGFDSHLSDKQSLRHRIADAETKLHMARTGIRDAADRIAAGDEARVPVSMCKVFTANVTQDAIDLAVQCCGANGIGKDLPLSEFYESVRQFRIVDGADEVHRRVIARAAFEDVPEEELEVLTRFGEPNRERGGNH from the coding sequence ATGCGCTACAATGACAGTGACCAGGCACGCGAGGTCGCCGACCGTGCCAACGCATTGATGGAGGAGGTCGTTCTGCCGATCGAGCGCGAACGGGCCGGTGGGATGGCCGTTTCGAGTGGCACCATCGCGGACCTCCGCGAGGCCGCTCGCGAATACGACGTGTACGCCCCGCAGATCCCCGAGGAGTACGGCGGCATGGGGCTGAGTTTCCGGGACTCGCTGCCGGCCTTCGAGGAAGCCGGCCGCAGCCTCCTCGGACAGATCGCGATGCGGGTCGACGCCCCCGACGAGGGGAACATGCACCTCCTCGAGCTGGCCGGCGACGACCTGCAGAAAGAGACCTACCTCGAGCCACTCGTTCAAGGTGAGATCAAGTCCGGGTTCTCGATGACCGAGCCGATGCAGGGTGCGGGCTCGGATCCGAAGATGATCCAGACGGTCGCCGAGAAAGACGGCGACGAGTGGGTCATCGACGGCCACAAGTGGTGGACGACACAGGGCGTCGAAGCGGACGTTTTGATCGTCCTCGCCCGAACCGACCCCGACGCCCACCCCTACGAGGGGTGTTCGCTGTTTCTCGTCCCGAGCGATGCCGACGGGGTCGACGTCGTTCGCGACGTCCCCCACATGGGCGGGGGAAGCCACGGTGCCTCGCACGCCGAGATCCGCTACGATAACGTCCGCGTTCCCGAGGAACACCTGCTCGGCGAGTTGAACCAGGGCTTCGTCCACGCCCAGGAACGACTCGGTCCGGCGCGACTGACCCACTGCATGCGCTACTCCGGGATGGCCCAGCGCTCGCTCGACATCGCGAAAGCCTACCTGAGCGAGCGCGAGGGGTTCGACTCCCATCTCTCGGACAAGCAGTCCCTTCGCCACCGGATCGCCGACGCCGAGACGAAACTCCACATGGCCCGGACGGGCATCCGCGACGCCGCCGACCGGATCGCCGCCGGCGACGAGGCCCGCGTCCCCGTCTCGATGTGCAAGGTGTTCACTGCGAACGTTACCCAGGATGCCATCGACCTCGCGGTGCAGTGTTGCGGTGCGAACGGCATCGGCAAGGACCTCCCGCTCTCGGAGTTCTACGAGTCGGTGCGCCAGTTCCGCATCGTCGACGGCGCAGACGAGGTCCACCGCCGCGTCATCGCCCGCGCTGCCTTCGAGGACGTCCCCGAGGAGGAACTCGAGGTGCTGACCCGCTTCGGTGAGCCCAACCGCGAACGGGGCGGGAACCACTGA
- the acs gene encoding acetate--CoA ligase translates to MSQDDANLEARLEEQEAFDPPESFVEQANVTDPGIYDEFEENWPECWERAADLLTWDEAYDSVLEDGNAPFYEWFTGGELNASYNCLDRHVEDGAGDSVAIEWEGELGETRTFTYAELLDEVEDFAATLRDLGVEEDDVVTLYMPMIPELPIAMLACARIGAPHSVVFAGFSADALATRMNSADSEYLVTCDGYYRRGDALDHISKANEGLEGVEHEVSDVVVVDRLGDDLEHDLADNQHDYDELVADHEGATVEPVSRDAEDMLFLMYTSGTTGKPKGVKHTTGGYLAYSAWTSHAVLDIEADDTYWCSADIGWITGHSYIVYGPLALGTTSVMYEGTPDYPDKDRLWEIVEKNEVDIFYTAPTAIRAFMKWGEEYTQNHDLSSLRLLGTVGEPINPRAWKWYYKHIGNEECPIVDTWWQTETGGMMITTLPGINTMKPGSAGPPLPGIDARVVDAQGEEVDAGQAGYVTVNNPWPGMLRTLYNNDDRFISEYWQEYSDPDADEWVYFPEDGAKIDDDGFITVLGRVDDVINVSGHRLGTMEIESAVVGVEGIAEAAVVGGDHEVKGEAVYVYAIPEDGYEDRDDELEEKAMEAVLDSIGPIAKPEEIIFTPELPKTRSGKIMRRLLEDIASGNELGNTSTLRNPEVVDDIAAQVDSD, encoded by the coding sequence CCGAGTCGTTCGTCGAGCAGGCAAACGTTACGGATCCGGGGATCTACGACGAGTTCGAGGAGAACTGGCCGGAGTGTTGGGAGCGGGCAGCCGATCTGCTCACGTGGGACGAGGCGTACGACTCGGTACTCGAGGACGGAAACGCCCCGTTCTACGAGTGGTTTACCGGCGGGGAACTCAACGCCTCGTACAACTGCCTCGACCGGCACGTCGAAGACGGTGCCGGCGACAGCGTCGCGATCGAGTGGGAGGGAGAACTCGGCGAGACGCGGACGTTCACCTACGCGGAACTCCTAGACGAGGTCGAGGACTTCGCCGCGACCCTGCGAGACCTCGGCGTCGAAGAGGACGACGTCGTCACGCTGTACATGCCGATGATTCCGGAGTTGCCGATCGCGATGCTTGCGTGTGCCCGGATCGGCGCACCTCACAGCGTCGTTTTCGCCGGCTTCTCGGCCGACGCGCTGGCGACCCGGATGAACTCCGCCGACAGCGAGTACCTGGTCACCTGCGACGGCTACTACCGTCGCGGGGACGCGCTCGATCACATCTCGAAGGCCAACGAGGGCCTCGAGGGCGTCGAGCACGAGGTCTCCGACGTCGTGGTCGTCGACCGACTGGGCGACGACTTGGAGCACGACCTCGCGGATAACCAGCACGACTACGACGAGCTGGTGGCCGACCACGAGGGGGCGACGGTGGAGCCGGTCTCGCGGGACGCCGAGGACATGCTGTTCCTGATGTACACCTCGGGGACGACCGGGAAGCCAAAGGGGGTCAAGCACACGACGGGTGGCTACCTCGCGTACAGCGCCTGGACGAGCCACGCGGTGCTTGACATCGAGGCCGACGACACCTACTGGTGTTCGGCGGACATCGGCTGGATTACCGGCCACTCCTACATCGTCTACGGCCCGCTCGCGCTGGGCACGACGTCGGTGATGTACGAGGGAACGCCGGACTATCCCGACAAGGATCGGCTCTGGGAGATCGTCGAGAAGAACGAGGTCGACATCTTCTACACCGCGCCGACGGCCATCCGTGCGTTCATGAAGTGGGGCGAGGAGTACACGCAGAACCACGACCTCTCCTCGCTGCGCTTGCTCGGCACCGTCGGGGAACCGATCAATCCGCGTGCGTGGAAGTGGTACTACAAGCACATCGGCAACGAGGAGTGCCCGATCGTCGACACCTGGTGGCAGACCGAGACCGGGGGGATGATGATCACCACGCTCCCGGGAATCAACACGATGAAACCCGGCTCCGCGGGGCCGCCGCTGCCGGGGATCGACGCCCGCGTCGTCGACGCGCAGGGTGAGGAGGTCGACGCCGGACAGGCCGGGTACGTCACGGTCAACAACCCGTGGCCCGGCATGCTCCGCACGCTGTACAACAACGACGACCGGTTCATCTCGGAGTACTGGCAGGAGTACTCCGATCCGGACGCCGACGAGTGGGTCTACTTCCCCGAAGACGGCGCTAAGATCGACGACGACGGCTTCATCACCGTCCTCGGCCGGGTCGACGACGTGATCAACGTCTCCGGCCACCGGCTGGGAACCATGGAAATCGAGTCGGCCGTCGTCGGCGTCGAAGGGATCGCCGAAGCCGCCGTCGTCGGTGGCGACCACGAGGTCAAAGGCGAAGCGGTCTACGTCTACGCCATCCCCGAAGACGGCTACGAGGATCGAGACGACGAACTCGAGGAGAAGGCCATGGAGGCCGTCCTCGACTCGATCGGGCCGATCGCCAAGCCCGAAGAGATCATCTTCACGCCCGAACTGCCCAAGACGCGGTCGGGCAAGATCATGCGTCGCCTGCTCGAGGACATCGCGAGCGGGAACGAACTCGGGAACACCTCGACGCTGCGCAATCCCGAGGTCGTCGACGACATCGCAGCACAGGTCGACTCGGACTGA
- the tatA gene encoding twin-arginine translocase TatA/TatE family subunit: MVAEIAPLFIPGGMGPPELAIILIIAILLFGANKIPKLARSTGEAMGEFQKGREKVETELEEMRETGEFEGDKTEADLNEDDEFVDTEPVTSEGETNTETETN; encoded by the coding sequence ATGGTAGCCGAAATTGCACCGCTGTTCATTCCCGGCGGCATGGGGCCTCCGGAACTCGCCATCATTCTCATCATCGCGATCTTGCTCTTCGGAGCGAACAAGATCCCGAAGCTGGCACGGTCGACCGGTGAGGCGATGGGTGAGTTCCAGAAAGGTCGCGAGAAGGTAGAAACGGAACTCGAAGAAATGCGCGAAACCGGCGAGTTCGAAGGCGACAAAACCGAGGCCGACCTCAACGAGGACGACGAGTTCGTCGATACGGAGCCCGTCACCAGCGAGGGCGAGACGAACACCGAAACGGAAACCAACTAA
- a CDS encoding SDR family NAD(P)-dependent oxidoreductase: MSDLFDLDGRVAVVTGGGRGIGRAIAIELANAGAAVVPSARSTDEIEAVAGEIRESGGDAVAVSADVTDSTDVSDVIDRAAAEFGGVDVVVNNAGFNPDDALGRPEEVDTESLDRVLDVNLNGAYEVTHAAADYLLESDGGSVINVASVGGLVGLPRQHPYVASKHGLVGLTKSMSLDWAPDVRVNAVAPGYVSTELTADLEENDRLRQSIVDRTPLDRFADPSEIAGPVVFLASEAAGYVTGSVLAADGGWTAR; the protein is encoded by the coding sequence ATGAGCGACCTATTCGATCTCGACGGACGAGTTGCAGTGGTGACGGGCGGCGGACGTGGCATCGGCCGTGCGATCGCCATCGAACTGGCGAACGCAGGCGCTGCCGTCGTCCCGAGTGCCCGATCGACGGACGAAATCGAAGCCGTCGCCGGGGAGATTCGGGAGTCAGGTGGGGACGCAGTCGCCGTCTCCGCGGACGTAACGGATTCGACCGACGTCAGTGACGTCATCGATCGGGCGGCGGCCGAATTCGGCGGCGTCGATGTCGTCGTCAACAACGCGGGTTTCAATCCCGACGACGCGCTCGGCCGGCCCGAAGAGGTCGATACCGAGAGCCTCGATCGCGTGCTCGACGTTAATTTGAATGGCGCGTACGAGGTCACGCACGCGGCGGCGGATTACCTCCTCGAGAGCGACGGCGGCTCGGTGATCAACGTCGCGAGCGTCGGCGGTCTGGTCGGCCTCCCACGCCAACATCCCTACGTCGCCTCCAAACACGGACTGGTCGGACTCACGAAAAGCATGTCGCTGGACTGGGCCCCCGACGTCCGGGTCAACGCCGTTGCGCCCGGCTACGTCTCGACGGAACTGACTGCAGACCTCGAGGAGAACGACCGGCTGCGCCAATCGATCGTCGATCGAACGCCGTTAGACCGGTTCGCCGACCCCTCTGAGATCGCCGGCCCCGTCGTCTTCCTCGCGAGCGAGGCCGCCGGCTACGTAACCGGCTCCGTACTCGCGGCCGACGGCGGCTGGACGGCACGATAA
- a CDS encoding sodium:solute symporter family transporter, whose translation MIDAAPLVADLAIGAAELMPLQSGSELLPENLNVSFKALPAIIVIGMMLLFIVAGFMFQVADTDDMWVAGRSIGNIENGMAIGANWMSAATYLGVAATVATAGVYGLAYVIGWTTGYFILLIFMAAQMRRFGKYTAPDFVGDRFNSDTARALAALTTFLIGFVYALGQARGMGLVGLYILGDWSALTGGLLTAYQTMMVVFMVITVAYLSLSGMLGATKNMVLQYVILIVAFLLGLVATGWAGGFTTVLPQLQYGMMIDSLAAEFSAPFAGGSYYLWVATCFSLVFGTCGLPHVLVRFYTVKNERVARWSCTWGLFFISLLYLSAPAFAAIGTALYGDQIGAVYGDPGMTSAAGDVLVVLAAQLAGLPEWFVGFVAAGGIAAAVATTAGLFIAASSAISHDIYANIINEDATQRQQVLVGRLSIILIGLLTIIFALNPQQPIAALVGFAFSLAAIVLFPMFFLGLWWENTNRQGALSGMVTGIVVWFIPMINEGNFGLVNGGAGLGIEAISTWMPAIGSALIGTPIVFAVTIAVSLVTTEPPLETKQMVRQCHSPDPMPSDKTAADIVAEKNRDGNAPADD comes from the coding sequence ATGATCGACGCTGCCCCACTGGTGGCGGACCTCGCGATCGGCGCGGCGGAATTGATGCCGCTGCAGTCGGGTTCCGAACTACTCCCGGAGAATCTGAACGTCTCGTTCAAAGCCCTGCCGGCGATCATCGTCATCGGGATGATGTTGCTGTTCATCGTTGCCGGCTTCATGTTCCAGGTCGCCGACACCGACGACATGTGGGTCGCCGGTCGGTCGATCGGGAACATCGAGAACGGAATGGCCATCGGGGCCAACTGGATGTCAGCGGCGACGTACCTCGGCGTGGCTGCAACGGTCGCGACAGCAGGCGTCTACGGCCTCGCGTACGTCATCGGCTGGACGACGGGCTACTTCATCCTGCTGATCTTCATGGCCGCCCAGATGCGGCGGTTCGGGAAGTACACCGCACCGGACTTCGTCGGCGACCGATTCAATTCCGACACCGCACGCGCCCTCGCGGCGCTCACCACGTTCCTGATCGGGTTCGTCTACGCGCTCGGTCAGGCTCGCGGGATGGGGCTCGTCGGGCTGTACATCCTCGGTGACTGGTCGGCGCTCACCGGCGGCTTGCTGACTGCATACCAGACGATGATGGTCGTCTTCATGGTCATCACCGTCGCCTACCTCTCGCTGTCGGGGATGCTCGGCGCGACCAAGAACATGGTCCTGCAGTACGTCATCCTCATCGTCGCGTTCCTGCTCGGGCTGGTCGCGACCGGCTGGGCGGGCGGCTTCACCACGGTGCTCCCCCAGCTCCAGTACGGGATGATGATCGACAGTCTCGCGGCCGAGTTCTCGGCCCCGTTCGCGGGCGGGAGCTACTACCTGTGGGTCGCGACCTGTTTCAGCCTGGTCTTCGGGACGTGTGGACTGCCCCACGTGCTGGTCAGGTTCTACACGGTCAAGAACGAACGCGTCGCCCGCTGGTCGTGTACCTGGGGGCTGTTCTTCATCTCGCTGCTGTACCTCAGCGCGCCCGCCTTCGCTGCGATCGGGACCGCGCTGTACGGCGATCAGATCGGTGCCGTCTACGGCGATCCCGGCATGACGAGCGCCGCCGGTGACGTCCTCGTCGTGTTGGCCGCACAGCTCGCCGGCCTTCCGGAGTGGTTCGTCGGCTTCGTCGCGGCGGGTGGCATCGCCGCAGCGGTCGCGACGACGGCCGGCCTGTTCATCGCCGCCTCGTCCGCGATTTCCCACGACATCTACGCGAACATCATCAACGAAGACGCGACGCAGCGCCAGCAGGTGCTCGTCGGTCGCCTGAGCATCATCCTGATCGGTCTGCTCACGATCATCTTCGCGTTGAACCCCCAGCAGCCGATCGCGGCCCTGGTCGGGTTCGCGTTCTCGCTTGCAGCCATCGTGCTGTTCCCGATGTTCTTCCTCGGACTCTGGTGGGAGAACACGAACCGGCAGGGTGCCCTCAGCGGCATGGTGACCGGCATCGTCGTCTGGTTCATCCCCATGATCAACGAGGGTAACTTCGGCCTCGTCAACGGTGGTGCGGGTCTCGGCATCGAGGCAATCTCGACGTGGATGCCGGCCATTGGCTCGGCACTCATCGGCACGCCGATCGTGTTCGCAGTGACGATCGCCGTCTCGCTCGTGACCACCGAGCCGCCACTCGAGACCAAACAGATGGTCCGGCAGTGTCACAGCCCCGATCCGATGCCGAGTGACAAGACCGCGGCGGACATCGTCGCCGAGAAGAACCGGGACGGAAACGCACCTGCGGACGACTAA
- a CDS encoding universal stress protein, with amino-acid sequence MYERILVPTDGSKVAEAAVDHAIEIAQQNDAEVHALFVADTDAIAYGLGTEQVDRIRQGQFEGMTELREDAEEATGYVTDAAETAGLTAHERHAGGEPHRMIADYAEDNDIDLIVIGSHGRSGVRRALLGSVTERVLRSTHVPVLVVDYEGED; translated from the coding sequence ATGTACGAGCGCATACTCGTTCCGACCGACGGGAGTAAAGTCGCGGAAGCAGCGGTCGATCACGCGATCGAGATTGCCCAGCAGAACGACGCGGAGGTCCACGCGCTGTTCGTCGCCGACACCGACGCGATCGCGTACGGGCTGGGTACCGAGCAGGTCGACCGGATCCGACAGGGCCAGTTCGAGGGAATGACGGAGCTACGCGAGGACGCCGAGGAGGCGACCGGCTACGTCACGGACGCGGCCGAGACGGCCGGCCTGACTGCCCACGAGCGCCACGCCGGTGGCGAGCCCCACCGAATGATCGCCGACTACGCCGAGGACAACGACATCGACCTCATCGTGATCGGCAGTCACGGCCGCTCCGGCGTCCGGCGAGCACTGCTCGGGAGCGTCACCGAGCGCGTGCTTCGCTCGACGCACGTCCCCGTGCTGGTCGTCGACTACGAGGGCGAGGACTGA